In Kitasatospora gansuensis, a genomic segment contains:
- a CDS encoding glycerate kinase, translating to MRVVIAPDSFKGTVTAEEAALALAEGWRSVRPDDHLTLRPMADGGEGTLAAVAAAHPGSTLHRVAACTGPDGRPVDGAYALLPDGTAVIELATVSGLPLMAQLAPLTATTRGTGELVAAALDHGATRLLIGLGGSASTDGGAGLLAALGLSLLDRDGRPLPDGGGSLARAHRIDRTGLRPAPPGGVRLLTDVTNPLLGPDGAAAVYGPQKGAGPANVAELERGLTHLAGLFGGDPDRPGAGAAGGTAYGLAAAWDAAVAPGASTVAELLRLDQALATADLVVTGEGRFDATSLRGKVVGEIVLRAERAGVPVRVVAGESADARALTLTALAGDPASARGRAGHWLRVAGARLADSAAG from the coding sequence GTGAGGGTCGTCATCGCCCCCGACTCCTTCAAGGGCACCGTCACCGCCGAGGAGGCGGCCCTGGCACTGGCCGAGGGCTGGCGCTCCGTCAGACCGGACGACCACCTGACGCTCCGTCCGATGGCCGACGGCGGCGAGGGCACCCTCGCCGCCGTCGCGGCCGCCCACCCGGGCAGCACCCTGCACCGGGTGGCCGCCTGCACCGGCCCCGACGGCCGACCCGTCGACGGGGCGTACGCGCTCCTGCCGGACGGCACCGCCGTGATCGAACTGGCCACCGTCAGCGGCCTTCCGCTGATGGCCCAGCTCGCCCCGCTCACCGCCACCACCCGCGGCACGGGCGAGCTCGTCGCCGCCGCGCTCGACCACGGCGCGACCCGCCTGCTGATCGGGCTCGGCGGCTCCGCCTCCACCGACGGCGGCGCCGGCCTGCTGGCCGCCCTCGGCCTATCGCTGCTCGACCGGGACGGCCGGCCGCTGCCGGACGGCGGCGGCTCCCTGGCCCGGGCCCACCGGATCGACCGGACCGGCCTGCGGCCCGCGCCGCCGGGCGGCGTCCGGCTGCTCACCGATGTCACCAATCCCCTGCTGGGACCGGACGGCGCGGCCGCCGTCTACGGGCCGCAGAAGGGCGCCGGGCCGGCCAACGTCGCGGAGCTCGAACGCGGACTCACCCACCTCGCCGGACTGTTCGGCGGCGACCCCGACCGGCCCGGCGCCGGGGCGGCGGGCGGTACCGCCTACGGGCTCGCCGCGGCCTGGGACGCGGCCGTCGCCCCCGGGGCGTCCACCGTCGCCGAGCTGCTCCGGCTCGATCAGGCGCTGGCCACGGCCGACCTGGTGGTCACCGGCGAGGGCCGGTTCGACGCGACCAGCCTGCGCGGCAAAGTGGTCGGCGAGATCGTGCTCCGCGCGGAACGGGCCGGGGTGCCCGTGCGCGTGGTCGCCGGGGAGTCGGCCGACGCCCGCGCCCTGACCCTCACCGCCCTCGCTGGCGACCCGGCCTCGGCCCGTGGGCGCGCGGGCCACTGGCTCCGGGTGGCCGGTGCCCGGCTCGCCGACTCGGCCGCCGGCTGA
- a CDS encoding sugar phosphate isomerase/epimerase family protein, translating to MNRLSLNQITTKGWSLPEAVQGCVDAGIPAIGLWRDKVAEVGVERAARLCRDAGLAVSSLCRGGFLTAATADGRRAALADNLQAIEEAAELGTDTLVLVVGGLPEGSRDLAGARRRVADLLAELAPHAGDFGVRLAIEPLHPMFCADRAVVSTLGQALDLAGPHPVEQVGVVVDSYHVWWDPDLAAQIARAGSRIAAYQVCDWTLPLPADALLGRGHVGDGHIDFATLTSQVTAAGYTGWIEVEIFNQEIWDTPGAQTLQTLIERHRAHVAAP from the coding sequence GTGAACCGGCTGTCGCTCAACCAGATCACCACCAAGGGCTGGTCGCTGCCGGAGGCCGTCCAGGGCTGCGTCGACGCGGGCATCCCGGCGATCGGCCTCTGGCGGGACAAGGTGGCCGAGGTCGGCGTCGAACGGGCCGCTCGGCTCTGCCGCGACGCGGGCCTGGCTGTCAGCAGCCTGTGCCGGGGCGGCTTCCTGACCGCCGCGACGGCGGACGGGCGGCGGGCCGCGCTGGCCGACAACCTGCAGGCGATCGAGGAGGCGGCCGAACTCGGCACCGACACCCTGGTGCTGGTGGTCGGCGGCCTGCCCGAGGGCTCCCGCGACCTGGCCGGCGCCCGTCGCCGGGTCGCCGACCTGCTCGCCGAACTCGCCCCGCACGCCGGGGACTTCGGTGTCCGGCTGGCGATCGAGCCGCTGCACCCGATGTTCTGCGCCGACCGTGCCGTGGTCTCCACCCTCGGCCAGGCCCTCGACCTCGCCGGACCGCACCCGGTGGAGCAGGTCGGTGTGGTGGTCGACAGCTACCACGTCTGGTGGGACCCGGACCTGGCCGCCCAGATCGCCCGGGCGGGCTCGCGCATCGCCGCGTACCAGGTCTGCGACTGGACCCTGCCGCTGCCCGCCGACGCCCTGCTAGGACGCGGCCATGTCGGCGACGGTCACATCGACTTCGCCACCCTGACCTCCCAGGTCACGGCGGCCGGCTACACCGGCTGGATCGAGGTCGAGATCTTCAACCAGGAGATCTGGGACACCCCCGGCGCGCAGACCCTGCAGACCCTGATCGAACGTCACCGAGCCCACGTGGCCGCCCCGTGA
- a CDS encoding dihydrodipicolinate synthase family protein, whose protein sequence is MREPLALPVGAAPVSRVVYAAAHVVADPAAENAPGAPAALDWDTTLAFRHHLWSLGLGVADAMDTAQRGMGLDWATTRELITRSGAEARAVGGRLACGVGTDQLAQPAPLLSDILAAYEQQLEVVEQAGAQPILMASRALAAVAVGPEDYLAVYGELIAQSARPVILHWLGEMFDPALAGYWGSASLDAATGTVLALIREHAGRIDGIKVSLLDADREVALRRALPAGVRLYTGDDFNYPELIRGDELGHSDALLGVFDPIAGVASAALRALDAGDLDRYDELFAPTLPLARHLFAAPTFHYKTGIVFLAWLAGHQEHFTMVAGAQSARSVPHLVELFRLADAAGVLPDPALAAHRMRQFLAVAGVDA, encoded by the coding sequence ATGCGCGAACCGCTCGCCCTGCCCGTCGGCGCCGCGCCGGTCTCCCGGGTGGTGTACGCCGCCGCCCACGTGGTGGCCGACCCGGCCGCCGAGAACGCCCCCGGCGCGCCCGCCGCGCTGGACTGGGACACCACCCTCGCGTTCCGCCACCACCTCTGGTCGCTCGGCCTCGGCGTCGCCGACGCGATGGACACCGCCCAGCGCGGCATGGGCCTGGACTGGGCCACCACCCGCGAGCTGATCACCCGCTCCGGGGCCGAGGCGCGGGCCGTCGGCGGCCGCCTCGCCTGCGGGGTCGGCACCGACCAACTCGCCCAGCCAGCACCTCTGTTGTCCGACATCCTGGCCGCCTACGAGCAGCAGCTCGAGGTGGTCGAGCAGGCCGGCGCGCAGCCGATCCTGATGGCCAGCCGGGCGCTGGCGGCAGTCGCCGTCGGACCGGAGGACTACCTCGCGGTGTACGGCGAGCTGATCGCCCAGTCCGCCCGGCCGGTGATCCTGCACTGGCTCGGCGAGATGTTCGACCCGGCACTGGCGGGCTACTGGGGATCTGCCTCGCTCGACGCGGCCACCGGGACGGTGCTCGCCCTGATCCGCGAGCACGCCGGCCGGATCGACGGCATCAAGGTCTCACTGCTGGACGCGGACCGCGAGGTCGCGCTGCGGCGGGCCCTGCCGGCCGGCGTGCGGCTGTACACCGGGGACGACTTCAACTACCCCGAGCTGATCCGTGGTGATGAACTCGGCCACAGCGACGCCTTGTTGGGCGTGTTCGACCCGATCGCCGGGGTCGCCTCGGCGGCGCTGCGGGCACTGGACGCCGGTGACCTGGACCGGTACGACGAGCTGTTCGCCCCGACGCTGCCACTGGCCAGGCACCTGTTCGCCGCGCCGACCTTCCACTACAAGACCGGGATCGTGTTCCTGGCCTGGCTGGCGGGCCATCAGGAGCACTTCACCATGGTGGCCGGTGCGCAGAGCGCGCGGTCGGTGCCGCACCTGGTCGAGCTGTTCCGGCTGGCCGACGCGGCCGGCGTGCTGCCGGACCCGGCGCTGGCCGCGCACCGGATGCGGCAGTTCCTCGCCGTCGCGGGGGTCGACGCGTGA
- a CDS encoding Gfo/Idh/MocA family protein, producing the protein MSRKVMGVVMNGVTGRMGYRQHLVRSILAIREQGGLPLGDGTVLWPEPILVGRSAVKLKELADRHGLTHWTTSLDEALAHPLAEVYFDAQVTPAREAALRTAIAAGKHIYTEKPTAESLAGALELARLARAAGVCNGAVQDKLFLPGLLKLKRLVDGGFFGRILSVRGEFGYWVFEGDWQSAQRPSWNYRAEDGGGMILDMFPHWRYVLDGIIAPVRSVYAHTATHIPARVDESGRSYQATADDAAYGVFELAGGITAQINSSWAVRVDRDELVEFQVDGTEGSAVAGLRNCRIQHRASTPKPVWNPDLPAGESFRSQWQQVPDNDEFDNGFKVQWELFLRHVATGSAYHWDLLEGAKGVQLAELGLQSAREGRRLDVPELTL; encoded by the coding sequence ATGTCCCGCAAGGTGATGGGCGTCGTGATGAACGGCGTCACCGGCCGGATGGGCTACCGCCAGCACCTGGTGCGCTCGATCCTGGCCATCCGCGAGCAGGGCGGCCTGCCGCTCGGCGACGGCACGGTGCTCTGGCCGGAGCCGATCCTGGTCGGCCGCAGCGCCGTGAAGCTCAAGGAGCTGGCCGACCGGCACGGCCTCACCCACTGGACCACCTCGCTGGACGAGGCGCTCGCCCACCCGCTGGCGGAGGTCTACTTCGACGCCCAGGTCACCCCGGCCCGGGAGGCCGCGCTGCGGACCGCGATCGCGGCCGGGAAGCACATCTACACCGAGAAGCCGACCGCCGAATCCCTCGCCGGTGCCCTGGAGTTGGCACGGCTGGCCCGCGCGGCCGGGGTGTGCAACGGGGCGGTGCAGGACAAGCTGTTCCTGCCCGGTCTGCTCAAGCTCAAGCGGCTGGTGGACGGCGGCTTCTTCGGCCGGATCCTGTCCGTGCGCGGCGAGTTCGGCTACTGGGTGTTCGAGGGCGACTGGCAGAGCGCCCAGCGCCCGTCCTGGAACTACCGCGCCGAGGACGGCGGCGGGATGATCCTGGACATGTTCCCGCACTGGCGCTACGTGCTGGACGGCATCATCGCGCCGGTGCGCTCGGTGTACGCGCACACCGCCACCCACATCCCCGCCCGGGTGGACGAGTCGGGCCGCAGCTACCAGGCGACGGCCGACGACGCGGCGTACGGCGTCTTCGAGTTGGCGGGCGGCATCACCGCGCAGATCAACTCCTCCTGGGCGGTCCGGGTGGACCGCGACGAGCTGGTCGAGTTCCAGGTCGACGGCACCGAGGGCAGCGCGGTCGCCGGGCTGCGCAACTGCCGCATCCAGCACCGGGCCTCGACCCCGAAGCCGGTCTGGAACCCCGACCTTCCCGCCGGTGAGTCGTTCCGCTCGCAGTGGCAGCAGGTGCCGGACAACGACGAGTTCGACAACGGCTTCAAGGTGCAGTGGGAGCTCTTCCTGCGACACGTGGCCACCGGCTCCGCGTACCACTGGGACCTGCTGGAGGGCGCCAAGGGCGTCCAACTCGCCGAGCTCGGCCTGCAGTCGGCCCGCGAGGGCCGCCGCCTGGACGTGCCGGAGCTGACCCTGTGA
- a CDS encoding hydroxyacid dehydrogenase has protein sequence MHPQLASHLLDSRSLARLTELADLDPLLVVDDFTGPAAAAALAEAEVIVSSWGCPPLDDTVLAAAPRLRAVIHAAGSVKHHITDACWQRGIRVASAAWANALPVAEYTVGAILFANKQVLRLSAEYRERRAPYDWPYAESHIGNYRRTVGIVGASQIGRRVMELLRPYDLELLLHDPYVDEAEAAALGARSVALDELCGLSDVVSVHAPELPATRHLISRRMLALMPDGATLVNTARGSLIDQDALIEELVPGRLNAVLDVTTPEVLPADSPLYDLPNVLLTPHVAGSLGNELHRMAGAAADELARYTAGLPFAHPVLPQDIHRTA, from the coding sequence ATGCACCCCCAGCTCGCGTCCCACCTGCTCGACTCCCGCAGCCTGGCCCGGCTCACCGAACTCGCCGACCTCGACCCGCTGTTGGTGGTGGACGACTTCACCGGGCCGGCCGCCGCCGCCGCGCTGGCCGAGGCCGAGGTGATCGTCAGCAGCTGGGGCTGCCCGCCGCTGGACGACACCGTGCTGGCCGCAGCCCCCCGGCTGCGCGCCGTCATCCACGCCGCCGGATCCGTCAAGCACCACATCACCGACGCCTGCTGGCAGCGCGGCATCCGGGTCGCCTCGGCCGCCTGGGCCAACGCCCTCCCGGTCGCCGAGTACACCGTCGGCGCGATCCTGTTCGCCAACAAGCAGGTGCTCCGGCTGAGCGCCGAGTACCGCGAGCGCCGCGCTCCGTACGACTGGCCGTACGCCGAGTCGCACATCGGCAACTACCGCCGCACCGTCGGCATCGTCGGCGCCTCGCAGATCGGCCGGCGGGTGATGGAGCTGCTCCGCCCGTACGATCTCGAACTCCTGCTGCACGACCCGTACGTGGACGAGGCGGAGGCCGCGGCCCTCGGGGCCAGGTCGGTGGCGCTCGACGAACTGTGCGGGCTCAGCGACGTGGTGAGCGTGCACGCGCCCGAGCTGCCCGCCACCCGGCACCTGATCAGCCGTCGGATGCTGGCCCTGATGCCGGACGGCGCGACCCTGGTCAACACCGCGCGCGGCTCGCTGATCGACCAGGACGCGCTGATCGAGGAGCTGGTGCCGGGCCGCCTGAACGCGGTCCTCGACGTCACCACCCCCGAGGTGCTGCCGGCCGACTCGCCGCTCTACGACCTGCCCAACGTCCTGCTGACCCCGCACGTGGCCGGCTCGCTCGGCAACGAGCTGCACCGGATGGCCGGCGCCGCCGCCGACGAGCTGGCCCGCTACACCGCCGGGCTGCCCTTCGCCCACCCGGTGCTGCCGCAGGACATCCACCGGACGGCCTGA
- a CDS encoding carbohydrate ABC transporter permease, giving the protein MSTLTSPEQATHRKTGKAPGPGRPPVRRRPPLLSKTAVNGALLLATLYTLLPLGWLVTAAAKNTGDLLVGRTLSPENWHLGENLAHLATADGGVYFRWYLNSLLYAGIGALLCAFVCICAGYAFEVYAFRGKEKLFGLVLLGVLVPTTALALPMYLLASKVGVVNTFWAVFIPSLVNPFGVYLSRVFCAGYVPGEVLEAARMDGAGELRTFWSIGLKMVMPGFVTVFLFQFTAIWNNFFLPLVMLSDSKLFPVSLGLYAWNTETRAFPEYYPLVVTGSLLAVLPLVIAFVVLQRHWKAGLTAGSVK; this is encoded by the coding sequence ATGAGCACCCTCACGTCCCCCGAGCAGGCCACCCACCGCAAGACCGGGAAGGCACCCGGGCCCGGCCGGCCGCCGGTCCGGCGGCGCCCGCCGCTGCTGTCGAAGACGGCCGTCAACGGCGCGCTGCTGCTGGCCACCCTGTACACCCTGCTGCCGCTCGGCTGGCTGGTCACCGCCGCCGCCAAGAACACCGGCGACCTGCTGGTCGGCCGTACCCTCTCCCCGGAGAACTGGCACCTCGGCGAGAACCTGGCCCACCTCGCCACCGCCGACGGCGGCGTCTACTTCCGCTGGTACCTCAACTCCCTGCTCTACGCGGGCATCGGCGCCCTGCTCTGCGCCTTCGTCTGCATCTGCGCGGGCTACGCCTTCGAGGTCTACGCCTTCCGCGGCAAGGAGAAGCTGTTCGGCCTGGTCCTGCTCGGCGTCCTGGTGCCGACCACCGCGCTGGCCCTGCCGATGTACCTGCTCGCCTCCAAAGTCGGTGTGGTCAACACCTTCTGGGCGGTCTTCATCCCCTCCCTGGTCAACCCCTTCGGGGTCTACCTGTCCCGGGTGTTCTGCGCCGGGTACGTCCCCGGCGAGGTGCTGGAGGCGGCCCGGATGGACGGCGCGGGAGAGCTGCGCACCTTCTGGTCGATCGGGCTCAAGATGGTGATGCCCGGCTTCGTCACGGTGTTCCTGTTCCAGTTCACCGCGATCTGGAACAACTTCTTCCTGCCGCTGGTGATGCTCTCCGACAGCAAGCTCTTCCCGGTCAGCCTCGGCCTGTACGCGTGGAACACCGAGACCCGCGCCTTCCCCGAGTACTACCCGCTGGTGGTCACCGGCTCCCTGCTCGCCGTCCTCCCGCTCGTGATCGCCTTCGTCGTCCTGCAGCGGCACTGGAAGGCCGGTCTCACCGCCGGCAGCGTCAAGTGA